One window of the Microvirga mediterraneensis genome contains the following:
- a CDS encoding phosphoribosyltransferase, whose amino-acid sequence MQPHDFWQEIHPPRTFERLPDGGHRGFFPAEFEDGRQLCLPIRELADGEHALASLIINQAGFAVEEALCASLAEKVRAFDPEVVIGLPTLGLTLARGTAKRLGHSRYVPFGTSRKFWYREEFSVPMSSITSPEQVKRLYLDPRMLPLIENRRVLLVDDVISSGRSIVAALKLLETCGISPVAIGAAMLQTNAWEEPVSAIYSHSPDRVAGVLRTPRLKRAPAGGWLPE is encoded by the coding sequence ATGCAGCCCCATGATTTCTGGCAGGAGATTCATCCGCCCCGCACCTTCGAGCGGCTGCCGGATGGCGGGCATCGTGGCTTCTTTCCCGCCGAGTTTGAGGATGGGCGCCAGCTGTGCCTTCCGATCCGTGAATTGGCCGATGGGGAACATGCCCTTGCATCCCTCATCATCAACCAGGCCGGTTTCGCTGTCGAAGAGGCGCTGTGCGCCAGCCTCGCCGAGAAGGTCCGCGCCTTCGACCCGGAGGTGGTGATCGGGTTGCCGACCCTCGGTCTCACGCTGGCGCGCGGCACGGCGAAAAGGCTCGGGCACAGCCGCTACGTCCCGTTCGGGACATCGCGCAAGTTCTGGTATCGGGAGGAGTTCTCGGTCCCGATGAGTTCAATCACCAGCCCCGAGCAGGTGAAGCGCCTGTATCTCGATCCGCGCATGCTGCCGCTGATCGAGAACCGGCGGGTGCTGCTCGTGGATGATGTGATCAGCAGCGGTCGCTCCATCGTCGCGGCCTTGAAGCTGCTCGAGACCTGCGGGATCAGTCCGGTGGCCATCGGAGCGGCGATGCTGCAGACGAATGCCTGGGAGGAGCCGGTTTCAGCCATCTATTCCCATTCGCCGGACCGGGTGGCAGGGGTTCTTCGCACTCCGCGCCTGAAGCGGGCGCCGGCTGGCGGATGGCTTCCTGAATAA
- a CDS encoding ABC transporter substrate-binding protein translates to MVGRWRKPVAGMVLALAALSAAPAMAQNKTLTISWWGFNGDKLEEIILKPFRAQCGCDLVFETGNNADRLNKIKIRGGGGVDVVYLTDSYSQLGIQEGLFQPVDRAKVPNINGIYDIAKEPQGKFGPAYTVGRVGIIYDSAKVSTPITSWNDLWRDDLKRRVSLPGITTTAGPMTVLVAAGKAGVDPYKDESAAFKALEQLKPNVVKNYNTGSELVNLFSTGEVSVAMAQDFTLTQIQAAVPTVRWAELKEGDYATLNTVNIAKGAANPELAHQFINFILDPKIQQTLAERGVDAPVATAVQLTPEQASRWTYGQKMISSLRRLDYEKMNAAKTDWLDAWSEVFGK, encoded by the coding sequence ATGGTAGGGCGTTGGCGCAAACCGGTTGCGGGCATGGTATTGGCTCTGGCGGCATTGTCCGCGGCTCCCGCCATGGCGCAGAACAAGACCCTTACGATCTCCTGGTGGGGCTTCAACGGCGACAAGCTGGAAGAAATCATCCTCAAGCCGTTCCGCGCCCAATGCGGATGCGATCTGGTCTTTGAGACGGGCAACAACGCCGACCGCCTGAACAAGATCAAGATCCGCGGCGGCGGAGGCGTCGATGTCGTCTACCTGACAGACAGCTATTCGCAGCTCGGCATCCAGGAAGGCCTGTTCCAGCCGGTTGATCGCGCGAAGGTTCCCAATATCAACGGCATCTACGATATCGCCAAGGAGCCTCAGGGCAAGTTCGGTCCGGCCTACACCGTCGGCCGCGTCGGCATCATCTATGACAGCGCCAAGGTCTCGACGCCGATCACCTCCTGGAACGACCTGTGGCGGGATGATCTCAAGCGCCGCGTCTCTCTGCCCGGCATCACCACGACGGCCGGCCCGATGACGGTTCTGGTCGCTGCCGGCAAGGCCGGCGTCGATCCCTACAAGGACGAGAGCGCGGCCTTCAAAGCTCTCGAGCAGCTGAAGCCCAACGTCGTGAAGAACTACAACACCGGCTCGGAGCTCGTGAACCTGTTCTCGACCGGCGAAGTCTCGGTCGCCATGGCGCAGGACTTCACCCTCACTCAGATCCAGGCCGCCGTGCCGACGGTCCGGTGGGCCGAGCTGAAGGAGGGCGATTACGCCACCCTCAACACGGTGAACATCGCCAAGGGCGCGGCCAATCCCGAGCTGGCGCACCAGTTCATCAACTTCATCCTCGACCCCAAGATCCAGCAGACGCTGGCCGAGCGCGGCGTGGACGCACCCGTCGCCACCGCCGTGCAGCTGACGCCAGAACAGGCCTCCCGCTGGACCTATGGCCAGAAGATGATCTCGTCGCTCAGGCGCCTCGACTACGAGAAGATGAATGCGGCCAAGACCGACTGGCTCGATGCCTGGAGCGAGGTCTTCGGGAAGTAA
- a CDS encoding ABC transporter permease, translating to MTARHFWRPSGATGWALTAPATFAVIGFLVVPIGAVIAGTFMDPRGVFAPYISYFNSGFRTTVLFRTLQISALTTVISLIFGFMTAYVVSRAPGKVKSLLIVAAVFPLLTGVVVRAFAWLIILGRNGILNQTLLALGIINEPLEMLYTQGAVIVGMVYLFVPLMVLSLVGVLENIPKDVLQASSSLGASPVATFWQVLMPLAVPGLIVGAVLVFTGSFTAYATPQLLGGERQTVLATLLQQRAMVSFDWVGASTIAAIMTVITITIVLAMSHIARRINPMAT from the coding sequence ATGACAGCAAGACATTTCTGGCGCCCGAGCGGCGCAACCGGGTGGGCGCTGACCGCGCCTGCCACTTTCGCCGTGATCGGTTTCCTGGTCGTGCCCATCGGGGCTGTGATCGCCGGGACGTTCATGGATCCTCGTGGGGTCTTTGCTCCCTACATCTCCTATTTCAACAGCGGCTTCCGCACGACCGTCCTGTTCCGGACGCTGCAGATTTCGGCCCTGACGACGGTCATCTCCCTGATCTTCGGCTTCATGACGGCCTATGTGGTGTCGCGGGCGCCGGGCAAGGTGAAGAGCCTGCTCATCGTCGCGGCGGTCTTTCCGCTCCTCACCGGCGTCGTGGTCCGTGCCTTTGCGTGGCTCATCATCCTGGGCCGCAACGGCATCCTGAACCAGACCCTTCTGGCGCTCGGCATCATCAACGAGCCGCTCGAGATGCTCTATACGCAAGGCGCCGTCATCGTCGGCATGGTGTATCTCTTCGTGCCGCTCATGGTCCTGTCGCTGGTGGGCGTCCTGGAGAACATTCCGAAGGACGTGCTTCAGGCATCCTCGTCCCTCGGCGCCTCGCCTGTGGCGACCTTCTGGCAGGTGTTGATGCCGCTCGCGGTGCCGGGGCTCATCGTCGGCGCCGTGCTGGTCTTCACCGGCAGCTTCACAGCCTACGCCACTCCGCAGCTTCTCGGCGGTGAACGCCAGACCGTTCTCGCGACGCTGCTTCAGCAGCGCGCCATGGTGTCTTTCGACTGGGTCGGCGCCTCGACCATCGCGGCGATCATGACGGTGATCACCATCACCATCGTCCTCGCCATGAGCCACATCGCCCGCCGCATCAACCCCATGGCCACGTGA
- a CDS encoding ABC transporter permease subunit, translated as MMSYRPHPLLIVVTALVYLFLMVPLVIVVGAALSDTTYLTFPPQGLSLRWFTNIFEISAFRRTIVTSLQIAFLGTMIALLIGIPAAYALNRFRVELPKWLGTLFVLPILVPEIVFGFALLKSFTVGTGAPIFLALLIGHTLIVLPYVVRVISASLASFDFSIEEAAISLGSAPVKTFFTIVLPNVRGGVIAAFILAFITSLNDVSVSLFLTGPGISTLPIQILAHVEQFFDPTVASVSVLLMFLTVAVMAIVERTLGLTFLAK; from the coding sequence GTGATGTCCTACAGACCTCATCCCCTCCTCATTGTCGTCACGGCACTGGTCTATCTCTTCCTGATGGTGCCGCTCGTCATCGTGGTCGGCGCGGCGCTGAGCGACACGACATACCTGACCTTCCCGCCGCAGGGGCTGTCCTTGCGCTGGTTCACGAACATCTTCGAGATCAGCGCTTTCCGGCGGACCATCGTCACCAGCCTGCAGATCGCCTTCCTGGGCACGATGATCGCGCTCCTGATCGGCATTCCGGCCGCCTATGCCCTCAACCGATTCCGGGTCGAGCTGCCGAAATGGCTCGGCACCCTGTTCGTGCTGCCGATCCTGGTACCCGAGATCGTATTCGGCTTCGCCCTGCTGAAATCGTTCACGGTCGGCACGGGAGCGCCGATCTTCCTGGCGCTGCTCATCGGGCACACGCTCATCGTGCTGCCCTATGTGGTACGGGTGATCAGCGCCAGCCTAGCATCCTTCGACTTTTCCATCGAGGAGGCTGCGATCAGCCTCGGCAGCGCGCCGGTGAAGACCTTCTTCACCATTGTCCTGCCGAATGTCAGGGGAGGGGTGATTGCGGCGTTCATTCTCGCCTTCATCACGTCGCTCAACGACGTGTCGGTATCTCTCTTCCTGACCGGACCGGGCATCAGCACCCTGCCGATCCAGATCCTGGCGCATGTGGAGCAGTTCTTCGACCCGACCGTCGCGTCCGTCTCCGTCCTTCTGATGTTCCTCACCGTGGCCGTCATGGCCATCGTCGAGCGGACACTCGGCCTCACCTTTCTTGCGAAGTAA
- a CDS encoding ATP-binding cassette domain-containing protein yields MTQPLDINAVSAHYGTTKVLEDLSLSVQAGELVSLLGASGCGKTTTLRLIAGFLSPTSGSISLGGRDLTRLPTHKRDIGLVFQNYALFPHLSVLDNVAFGLKQRGIAPAERRKRAVAMLERVGLAALADRAPGALSGGQKQRVALARALVIEPPLLMFDEPLSNLDAKLRVDMRVEIRQLQRANGTTSVYVTHDQEEAFSISDRVAIMNAGRLMQFDRPEVLYRRPANTFVARFVGFENVIPFKVVARDGDEVTVEAAGMRLRLSQSLFGAIPDTFLLATRPDGLMVSADATADGLSARLGLRTYLGRAYQYQCETAAGPLIANGSLTNPLKSGSNVKLVPVPEQCTILASEVD; encoded by the coding sequence GTGACACAGCCTCTCGATATCAACGCCGTTTCCGCCCATTACGGAACGACCAAGGTTCTCGAAGACCTTTCGCTCTCGGTCCAGGCAGGCGAACTCGTGTCGCTTCTCGGAGCCAGCGGCTGCGGCAAGACCACCACCCTGCGCCTCATCGCCGGGTTCCTGTCGCCGACCAGCGGATCGATTTCGCTGGGCGGGCGCGACCTGACGCGGCTGCCGACCCATAAGCGCGACATCGGCCTCGTCTTCCAGAACTATGCCCTGTTCCCGCATCTGTCGGTCCTCGATAACGTGGCCTTCGGCCTCAAGCAGCGGGGCATTGCCCCGGCCGAGCGCCGCAAGCGGGCTGTCGCCATGCTGGAGCGCGTCGGGCTCGCAGCCCTGGCCGATCGCGCGCCGGGAGCCCTCTCGGGCGGGCAGAAGCAGCGCGTGGCGCTCGCGCGAGCCCTCGTGATCGAGCCGCCGCTTCTGATGTTCGACGAGCCGCTCTCCAACCTCGACGCCAAGCTCAGGGTCGACATGCGCGTCGAGATCCGCCAGCTGCAACGCGCCAACGGTACGACCTCGGTCTATGTCACGCACGACCAGGAGGAGGCGTTCTCGATCTCCGACCGGGTCGCCATCATGAATGCCGGGCGGCTCATGCAGTTCGACAGGCCGGAGGTACTCTACAGGCGCCCGGCCAATACCTTCGTGGCCCGTTTCGTCGGTTTCGAGAACGTCATTCCGTTCAAGGTGGTGGCGCGGGACGGCGACGAGGTGACGGTGGAAGCCGCCGGGATGCGGCTGCGCCTTTCGCAAAGCCTGTTCGGCGCCATTCCCGATACGTTCCTGCTCGCCACGCGGCCCGATGGCCTGATGGTTTCGGCCGATGCAACTGCCGATGGACTATCGGCTCGGCTGGGTTTGCGAACCTATCTCGGCCGCGCCTATCAATATCAGTGCGAGACGGCGGCCGGTCCCCTCATCGCCAATGGCAGCCTCACGAACCCGTTGAAATCGGGCAGCAATGTGAAGCTCGTGCCGGTGCCGGAGCAATGCACGATCCTGGCGTCCGAGGTAGACTGA
- a CDS encoding amidohydrolase family protein yields the protein MAAILIQNACLLPIDEAMSVIDRGWVHVENGSIQAVGSGEPPRIDDAEIIDVDGDVIMPGMVNPHAHLAMTLFRGLGEDVDDRLFRYVLPMERKFVSPEMVRVGTLLGALESIEAGVTTIADMYYYETEVGRALDQAGLRGVVGQTLATFDPPDHKSIDQGFALVEELVAEFSGHERIVPSIAPHAPYSTDIDVMARVALWAEAHPDVPVQLHLAEMDSEMEWCRKNHGLRPVGVVEKAGLLRPGLIAAHCLHIDPFEIERMAKADVRVAHNARSNAKAGRGIAPVEAMRAAGIKVGIATDGPMSGNTLDLFSQFGPVSMFQKLLGHSRKPMPAAQVIRMATLEGAQVLGLDSRIGSLEPGKQADLIRIDLSAPRMQPVYDIYATLVFSAMPVDVRDVMVGGRWIMRGRNVESLERRKILRDAGQIATAFKAEMARIDAAG from the coding sequence ATGGCTGCGATCCTCATCCAGAATGCCTGCCTGCTCCCAATTGACGAGGCCATGAGTGTCATCGATCGGGGATGGGTTCATGTCGAGAACGGCTCGATTCAGGCCGTCGGCTCCGGCGAGCCGCCGCGGATCGATGACGCCGAAATCATCGACGTGGATGGCGATGTGATCATGCCCGGCATGGTCAATCCCCATGCCCATCTGGCGATGACCTTGTTCCGCGGTCTCGGCGAAGACGTGGACGACCGGTTGTTTCGTTATGTTCTGCCCATGGAGCGCAAGTTCGTCTCGCCCGAGATGGTGCGCGTGGGCACGCTTCTCGGAGCGCTCGAATCCATCGAGGCCGGCGTCACCACCATCGCCGACATGTACTATTACGAGACGGAGGTCGGGCGGGCCCTGGATCAGGCCGGTTTGCGCGGCGTGGTCGGCCAGACCCTCGCGACCTTCGACCCGCCGGATCACAAGAGCATCGATCAGGGCTTCGCCCTCGTCGAGGAACTCGTCGCCGAGTTCTCCGGCCATGAGCGGATCGTGCCGTCCATCGCGCCACACGCTCCCTATTCGACCGACATCGACGTGATGGCCCGGGTCGCCCTTTGGGCGGAGGCCCATCCGGACGTTCCGGTGCAGCTCCACCTCGCCGAGATGGACAGCGAGATGGAATGGTGCCGGAAGAACCACGGTCTCCGGCCTGTTGGTGTCGTCGAGAAAGCGGGGCTGCTGCGCCCGGGCCTGATCGCCGCGCATTGCCTGCATATCGATCCGTTCGAGATCGAGCGGATGGCGAAGGCGGATGTGCGGGTGGCCCACAATGCCCGCTCGAACGCGAAGGCGGGGCGCGGCATCGCGCCCGTCGAGGCCATGCGCGCCGCCGGTATCAAGGTCGGCATCGCCACCGACGGGCCGATGAGCGGCAACACCCTCGACCTGTTCAGCCAGTTCGGCCCCGTCTCCATGTTCCAGAAGCTGCTCGGCCATAGCCGCAAGCCCATGCCGGCCGCTCAGGTTATCCGCATGGCGACTCTGGAAGGCGCTCAGGTGCTCGGCCTCGACAGCCGCATCGGCTCGCTCGAGCCGGGCAAGCAGGCCGACCTCATCCGCATCGACCTGTCGGCTCCGCGCATGCAGCCGGTCTACGACATCTACGCCACGCTCGTGTTCTCCGCGATGCCGGTCGACGTGCGGGACGTGATGGTCGGCGGACGCTGGATCATGCGGGGGCGCAACGTCGAGAGCCTGGAACGCAGGAAGATCCTGCGCGATGCGGGCCAGATCGCGACGGCGTTCAAGGCCGAGATGGCCAGGATCGACGCCGCCGGGTGA
- a CDS encoding adenine deaminase C-terminal domain-containing protein translates to MTPSVSLPDDLLVNAEDEVRIRQDLVLVALGKRPADMLLRVRRLLDVHTRTWLKDQEIAIRGRRIAWTGPAGTYPGTAVAHADRSDLSAVPGFGEVHKHIESSHVTPEFEAALVLPRGNTWTCEASHEFSNVEGPNNLEFWLTSRRHGSPMKIFPLPGSAVPPTAYEWGGGDYGDDEQAGFMKESLMVAGLDEVMDWPAVWNPENPSHKRLWGMIQATFEKRGVVEGHGAGLRDLDSINAFAAAGLAADHEGWTAEEVWDKLRHGVFIEIRPHSMPEIISGLLQRGLSDWSQVAFATDDRSASDTLRMGATDYNVRLAIESGLTPEIAIQCVTINPARHMRLTPWVGSIAPGRFADIVLLDDVTTLSIAEVWADGKPVSKGTDYLGPIPSIDWPDWASKTVNIRRRIEPQDFAIASKSGRSTMQAALLRPFHWHDDFITMELPVENGEVQRDPARNITKFAIVDRFSGEGRISRMFWLGCGPKTPDTAVGCTVAHDKHNLWIVGSSDEAMAMVANRVAEIGGGWVLVSGGKVVAEVRYEIGGLMTRRPAAELDAEMQRLYAAAEKIEWLYEPTFSPRWFPGFPERLQFATLTCAPWRWVLVAPCEAAPQGFVNVATGQTHPVVW, encoded by the coding sequence GTGACCCCATCAGTCTCGCTTCCCGACGATCTCCTGGTGAATGCCGAGGACGAGGTTCGCATCCGGCAGGATCTCGTTCTGGTCGCTCTCGGCAAGCGGCCTGCCGATATGCTGTTGCGTGTGAGACGCCTGCTCGACGTTCATACACGCACTTGGCTTAAGGACCAGGAGATCGCCATCCGCGGCCGCCGCATCGCCTGGACAGGGCCTGCCGGAACCTATCCCGGAACGGCTGTCGCCCATGCCGACAGGAGCGACCTTTCGGCTGTCCCCGGCTTCGGCGAGGTGCACAAGCATATCGAGAGCTCGCATGTCACACCGGAATTCGAAGCTGCGCTCGTGCTGCCGCGCGGCAATACCTGGACCTGCGAGGCGAGCCATGAATTCTCGAACGTGGAAGGCCCGAACAACCTCGAATTCTGGCTGACCTCTCGTCGTCATGGCTCGCCGATGAAAATCTTCCCCCTGCCCGGCTCGGCGGTTCCGCCGACCGCCTATGAATGGGGCGGCGGGGATTACGGGGATGACGAGCAAGCGGGCTTCATGAAAGAGAGCCTCATGGTCGCGGGCCTCGACGAGGTGATGGATTGGCCCGCCGTGTGGAACCCGGAGAATCCGTCGCACAAGCGGCTCTGGGGCATGATCCAGGCCACGTTCGAGAAGCGTGGCGTGGTGGAAGGCCACGGTGCGGGCCTGCGCGATCTCGATTCCATCAACGCCTTCGCGGCCGCCGGTCTTGCTGCCGACCATGAGGGTTGGACGGCCGAGGAGGTCTGGGACAAGCTGCGCCATGGCGTCTTCATCGAGATCAGGCCGCATTCGATGCCGGAGATCATTTCCGGCCTTCTCCAGCGTGGTCTCTCGGACTGGTCGCAGGTGGCCTTCGCCACGGACGACCGGAGCGCATCGGACACGCTGCGGATGGGCGCGACGGACTACAATGTCCGACTTGCCATCGAATCGGGCCTTACGCCGGAGATCGCGATCCAGTGCGTGACCATCAACCCGGCCCGCCATATGCGCCTGACGCCCTGGGTCGGCAGCATCGCCCCGGGGCGTTTCGCCGATATCGTGCTGCTCGACGATGTAACGACGCTCTCGATTGCCGAGGTCTGGGCGGACGGGAAGCCCGTATCCAAGGGCACGGACTACCTCGGGCCAATACCCTCCATCGACTGGCCGGATTGGGCTTCGAAGACCGTCAACATCCGGCGAAGGATAGAGCCTCAGGATTTCGCCATCGCGTCGAAGTCAGGTCGGAGCACGATGCAGGCTGCGCTGTTGCGCCCGTTCCACTGGCACGATGATTTCATCACCATGGAACTGCCTGTCGAGAACGGCGAGGTCCAGCGTGATCCGGCGCGAAACATCACGAAATTCGCCATCGTCGACCGCTTCTCAGGCGAAGGGCGCATCTCCCGCATGTTCTGGCTCGGCTGCGGCCCGAAGACACCGGACACCGCCGTCGGCTGCACGGTCGCTCACGACAAGCACAATCTCTGGATCGTCGGCTCGTCGGACGAGGCCATGGCCATGGTGGCGAACCGGGTGGCGGAGATCGGCGGAGGCTGGGTGCTCGTCAGCGGCGGCAAGGTCGTGGCCGAGGTGCGCTACGAGATCGGCGGCCTGATGACCAGGCGTCCTGCGGCGGAACTCGACGCCGAGATGCAGCGGCTCTATGCGGCGGCGGAAAAGATCGAGTGGCTCTATGAGCCGACCTTCTCGCCGCGCTGGTTTCCGGGCTTTCCGGAGCGGCTGCAATTCGCCACCCTCACCTGCGCGCCCTGGCGCTGGGTTCTGGTCGCGCCGTGCGAGGCCGCTCCGCAGGGCTTCGTGAACGTGGCGACTGGACAGACGCACCCGGTCGTCTGGTAG
- a CDS encoding nucleoside hydrolase yields MPHVKPRKIVIDTDPGIDDAIGILLALASPEFSIAGVTTVAGNIGIETTTRNAGRLLAFAGREDIPVFKGAAAPLLRPGPEPLNLHGKDGIGGVGLPAPARQPESRSAVEWLGALLLKEPAGTVDIFALGPLTNIARLVLDNPDAAKRIGRIIAMGGVIYEAGNVGPRSEFNLWADPEAADVVVSSGLPLVLVPLDVTRRVRATREFTATLSASGKPLASMVADLIESYFETSTHQESRPLHDPCVMLFALAPDLFRLEDLRLKVSTGSTEQAGALTVDESGTPVQVATGVDGSSALDLLARTLASF; encoded by the coding sequence ATGCCTCACGTAAAACCCCGGAAAATCGTCATCGATACGGATCCCGGCATCGACGATGCCATCGGCATTCTTCTTGCGCTGGCCTCGCCCGAATTTTCGATTGCGGGCGTCACGACCGTCGCGGGGAACATCGGCATCGAAACGACGACACGCAATGCGGGCCGGTTGCTCGCCTTTGCCGGTCGGGAGGACATTCCGGTGTTCAAGGGTGCGGCTGCGCCGTTGTTACGGCCGGGACCCGAACCCTTGAACCTGCACGGAAAGGACGGTATCGGCGGAGTCGGGTTGCCCGCTCCTGCACGGCAGCCGGAAAGCCGATCTGCAGTCGAATGGCTGGGGGCACTCCTGCTCAAAGAACCGGCCGGCACCGTCGACATCTTCGCCCTTGGACCGCTCACGAACATCGCCCGACTCGTTCTCGACAATCCGGATGCTGCCAAGCGGATCGGACGGATCATCGCCATGGGCGGCGTGATCTACGAGGCGGGCAACGTGGGACCGCGTTCCGAGTTCAATCTCTGGGCCGATCCGGAGGCGGCGGACGTGGTCGTGTCATCCGGGCTTCCCCTGGTGCTGGTTCCGCTGGACGTCACGCGCCGGGTCCGCGCCACGCGGGAATTCACGGCGACCCTGTCGGCCTCCGGGAAGCCGCTCGCCTCAATGGTCGCCGATCTGATCGAGTCCTATTTCGAGACCTCGACCCATCAGGAGAGCCGTCCGCTTCATGACCCCTGCGTCATGCTGTTCGCGCTGGCGCCGGACCTCTTCCGCCTGGAGGATCTGCGCCTGAAAGTGAGCACCGGATCCACCGAGCAGGCGGGGGCGTTGACGGTCGATGAGAGCGGAACTCCGGTTCAAGTCGCCACAGGTGTCGACGGATCGTCCGCCCTCGATCTTCTCGCCCGGACGTTGGCGTCTTTTTGA
- a CDS encoding ankyrin repeat domain-containing protein, with amino-acid sequence MQNEPPKPELDEETIAFAQRVFQHARAGQAQELGELLRMGLPPNLRNEKGDSLLMLASYHGHVDTVRVLLSHGADPELANDRGQTPLAGAAFKGDMATVQCLLDEGADPDGRSEGGKTPLMIAAMFNRVGIVDALLARGADLMAKDASGLTAEALASAMGAADTAELLAGAVRKR; translated from the coding sequence ATGCAGAATGAACCGCCCAAGCCGGAACTGGACGAGGAAACCATCGCCTTTGCGCAGCGGGTCTTCCAGCATGCCAGGGCCGGGCAGGCGCAGGAACTCGGGGAATTGCTGCGCATGGGGCTGCCACCGAACCTGCGCAACGAGAAGGGCGACTCGCTCCTGATGCTCGCGAGCTATCATGGCCATGTCGACACCGTGCGGGTTCTCCTGTCGCATGGCGCGGACCCGGAACTCGCCAACGATCGCGGACAGACACCGCTCGCGGGCGCCGCCTTCAAGGGTGACATGGCGACGGTTCAGTGTCTTCTGGACGAAGGCGCGGATCCTGACGGCCGGAGTGAAGGCGGAAAGACCCCGCTCATGATCGCCGCCATGTTCAACCGTGTCGGAATCGTCGATGCGCTCCTCGCCAGAGGCGCGGATCTCATGGCAAAGGATGCCAGCGGCCTTACGGCCGAGGCACTGGCCAGTGCTATGGGAGCCGCCGACACGGCGGAACTCCTCGCCGGGGCCGTGCGGAAACGCTGA
- a CDS encoding class I SAM-dependent methyltransferase: MILSREVQSPASVADHYDELDPFYREIWGEHVHHGLWTTGQETSQQAVEGLIAHLADTLALEPGQHVCDIGCGYGATAEWLAGHYGVRVTGITLSAAQLRQAEMRAARSPLLHFIRQDWLSNTFGDGTFDHVFAIESSEHMPDKQRFFDEAYRTLRPGGRLAVYVWLAREKAGPWAERFLLEPICREGRLPGMGTVAEYRAWAGNAGFEVDGIEDLSAKVKRTWTLCAGRLVKKLVTQARYRRYLLDARSRNRIFALSLPRIWLAYATGSMIYGLLTAYKPLGTT; encoded by the coding sequence ATGATCCTCTCCAGAGAGGTCCAGTCACCCGCCTCCGTCGCGGATCATTACGACGAGCTCGATCCGTTCTATCGCGAGATCTGGGGCGAGCACGTCCACCATGGGCTCTGGACGACCGGGCAGGAAACCTCGCAGCAGGCTGTCGAAGGCCTGATCGCGCATCTGGCCGACACATTGGCGCTCGAACCGGGACAGCACGTCTGTGATATCGGCTGCGGCTATGGCGCCACGGCGGAATGGCTTGCGGGACATTACGGCGTTCGCGTCACCGGCATTACGCTCTCGGCAGCCCAGCTCCGCCAAGCGGAGATGCGCGCGGCCCGCTCGCCCTTGCTCCATTTCATCCGTCAGGACTGGCTCTCGAACACATTCGGGGATGGCACCTTCGATCATGTGTTCGCCATCGAGAGTTCCGAGCACATGCCCGACAAGCAGCGCTTCTTCGATGAGGCCTACCGGACCCTTCGCCCCGGCGGTCGGCTTGCCGTCTATGTTTGGCTGGCCCGGGAAAAGGCCGGGCCATGGGCGGAACGGTTTCTCCTCGAACCGATCTGCCGCGAAGGCCGTCTGCCTGGAATGGGGACGGTTGCGGAGTATCGCGCCTGGGCTGGAAATGCCGGGTTCGAGGTCGATGGCATTGAAGATCTTAGCGCAAAAGTGAAGCGCACCTGGACGCTCTGCGCCGGGCGCCTGGTGAAGAAGCTCGTCACCCAGGCACGTTATCGACGCTATCTGCTCGATGCGCGCTCCAGGAACCGCATCTTCGCCTTGAGCCTTCCGCGCATCTGGCTCGCCTATGCGACGGGATCGATGATCTATGGACTCCTGACGGCGTACAAGCCGCTGGGCACCACCTGA